In the genome of Oncorhynchus clarkii lewisi isolate Uvic-CL-2024 chromosome 22, UVic_Ocla_1.0, whole genome shotgun sequence, one region contains:
- the LOC139380596 gene encoding alpha-1,3-mannosyl-glycoprotein 4-beta-N-acetylglucosaminyltransferase A-like isoform X1, translating into MRLRNGTVATAIIFFTSFLSLSWYTAWQNGKEKLVAYQREFHALKERLRVAEHRTLQRSSELNNILEQFRRAIAETNGSKDALINFSDETQKLLKELASRKPLQVPNIYHHMPHLLNNEGSLHPAVQVGMGRTGVSMVMGIPTVKRKVKSYLAETLHSLIDKLSPEEKLDCVIIVFVGEMDTEYVHSVVTGLEKEFSTEFSSGLLELISPPASYYPDLKELKETFGDSRERVRWRTKQNLDYSFLMMYAVSKGVYYVQLEDDIVAKPNYFATMKNFALQLSSEDWMILEFSQLGFIGKMFQAPDLNLIVEFIFMFYKEKPIDWLLDHILWVKVCNPEKDAKHCERQKSSLRVRFRPSLFQHVGLHSSLAGKIQKLTDKDFLKPLLHKIHVNPPAEVSTSLKVYQGHTLDKTYLGEDFFWAINPTAGDYVLFKFDRPVSIERFLFRSGNQEHPGDRIENTTVEILPFLETGPKTKEKYKRTEDRYYKIGQFEKGVAEGAVDASFNPVVALRLSVIKDSAVWAILSEIHIKKLPG; encoded by the exons AGAAGTTGGTAGCGTACCAGAGGGAGTTCCATGCCCTGAAAGAGCGCCTCCGTGTGGCCGAGCACCGGACCCTGCAGCGCTCCTCAGAGCTCAACAACATCCTGGAGCAGTTCAGACGGGCCATCGCTGAGACCAACGGCAGCAAGGACGCTCTCATCAACttctcag ATGAGACACAGAAGTTGCTGAAGGAGCTGGCCAGTAGGAAGCCCCTTCAGGTGCCGAACATCTACCACCATATGCCTCACCTGCTCAACAATGAGGGCAGTCTGCACCCCGCTGTCCAGGTGGGCATGGGCCGCACTGGAg TCTCCATGGTGATGGGTATTCCTACCGTAAAGCGGAAAGTGAAGTCGTACCTGGCCGAGACTCTGCACTCGCTCATCGACAAGCTATCACCTGAGGAGAAACTCGACTGTGTCATCATCGTCTTCGTTGGAGAG ATGGACACGGAATACGTCCATAGTGTGGTTACTGGACTGGAGAAAGA GTTTTCTACAGAGTTCAGttcaggtctgttggagctgaTCTCTCCTCCTGCCAGCTACTACCCAGATCTCAAAGAACTCAAGGAGACTTTTGGAGACTCCAGAGAGCGGGTCAG aTGGCGGACCAAGCAGAATCTGGACtattccttcctcatgatgtatGCTGTGAGCAAAGGAGTCTACTATGTCCAG ttggAGGATGACATTGTGGCCAAGCCCAACTACTTTGCCACCATGAAGAATTTTGCCTTGCAGCTCTCCTCCGAGGACTGGATGATCCTCGAGTTCTCCCAGCTCGGCTTCATCG gtAAGATGTTCCAGGCTCCAGATCTCAATCTGATCGTAGAGTTTATCTTCATGTTCTATAAGGAGAAGCCCATTGATTGGCTACTGGACCACATCCTCTGGGTCAAAGTGTGTAACCCGGAGAAAGACGCA AAGCACTGTGAGCGGCAGAAGTCGAGTCTGCGTGTGCGGTTCAGGCCTTCTCTTTTTCAACATGTGGGGCTACACTCCTCTCTGGCTGGAAAGATCCAGAAACTCACT GATAAGGACTTCCTGAAACCCTTGCTCCATAAAATCCACGTGAACCCACCTGCTGAGGTGTCCACGTCTCTCAAG GTGTACCAGGGCCACACGCTGGACAAGACCTACCTAGGAGAAGACTTCTTCTGGGCCATCAACCCTACTGCTGGAGACTACGTCCTCTTCAAGTTCGACAGGCCCGTCAGCATAGAGCG GTTCCTGTTCCGCAGTGGGAACCAGGAACACCCTGGGGACAGGATAGAGAACACCACCGTAGAGATACTGCCCTTCTTG GAAACTGGACCAAAAACCAAAGAGAAGTACAAGCGGACTGAAGACCGCTACTACAAAATCG gTCAGTTTGAGAAGGGTGTGGCAGAAGGGGCTGTAGACGCCTCCTTCAACCCGGTGGTGGCGCTGCGTCTCTCTGTCATCAAAGACTCTGCTGTCTGGGCCATCCTCAGCGAG ATCCACATAAAAAAGCTACCAGGCTGA
- the LOC139380596 gene encoding alpha-1,3-mannosyl-glycoprotein 4-beta-N-acetylglucosaminyltransferase A-like isoform X2, with amino-acid sequence MPHLLNNEGSLHPAVQVGMGRTGVSMVMGIPTVKRKVKSYLAETLHSLIDKLSPEEKLDCVIIVFVGEMDTEYVHSVVTGLEKEFSTEFSSGLLELISPPASYYPDLKELKETFGDSRERVRWRTKQNLDYSFLMMYAVSKGVYYVQLEDDIVAKPNYFATMKNFALQLSSEDWMILEFSQLGFIGKMFQAPDLNLIVEFIFMFYKEKPIDWLLDHILWVKVCNPEKDAKHCERQKSSLRVRFRPSLFQHVGLHSSLAGKIQKLTDKDFLKPLLHKIHVNPPAEVSTSLKVYQGHTLDKTYLGEDFFWAINPTAGDYVLFKFDRPVSIERFLFRSGNQEHPGDRIENTTVEILPFLETGPKTKEKYKRTEDRYYKIGQFEKGVAEGAVDASFNPVVALRLSVIKDSAVWAILSEIHIKKLPG; translated from the exons ATGCCTCACCTGCTCAACAATGAGGGCAGTCTGCACCCCGCTGTCCAGGTGGGCATGGGCCGCACTGGAg TCTCCATGGTGATGGGTATTCCTACCGTAAAGCGGAAAGTGAAGTCGTACCTGGCCGAGACTCTGCACTCGCTCATCGACAAGCTATCACCTGAGGAGAAACTCGACTGTGTCATCATCGTCTTCGTTGGAGAG ATGGACACGGAATACGTCCATAGTGTGGTTACTGGACTGGAGAAAGA GTTTTCTACAGAGTTCAGttcaggtctgttggagctgaTCTCTCCTCCTGCCAGCTACTACCCAGATCTCAAAGAACTCAAGGAGACTTTTGGAGACTCCAGAGAGCGGGTCAG aTGGCGGACCAAGCAGAATCTGGACtattccttcctcatgatgtatGCTGTGAGCAAAGGAGTCTACTATGTCCAG ttggAGGATGACATTGTGGCCAAGCCCAACTACTTTGCCACCATGAAGAATTTTGCCTTGCAGCTCTCCTCCGAGGACTGGATGATCCTCGAGTTCTCCCAGCTCGGCTTCATCG gtAAGATGTTCCAGGCTCCAGATCTCAATCTGATCGTAGAGTTTATCTTCATGTTCTATAAGGAGAAGCCCATTGATTGGCTACTGGACCACATCCTCTGGGTCAAAGTGTGTAACCCGGAGAAAGACGCA AAGCACTGTGAGCGGCAGAAGTCGAGTCTGCGTGTGCGGTTCAGGCCTTCTCTTTTTCAACATGTGGGGCTACACTCCTCTCTGGCTGGAAAGATCCAGAAACTCACT GATAAGGACTTCCTGAAACCCTTGCTCCATAAAATCCACGTGAACCCACCTGCTGAGGTGTCCACGTCTCTCAAG GTGTACCAGGGCCACACGCTGGACAAGACCTACCTAGGAGAAGACTTCTTCTGGGCCATCAACCCTACTGCTGGAGACTACGTCCTCTTCAAGTTCGACAGGCCCGTCAGCATAGAGCG GTTCCTGTTCCGCAGTGGGAACCAGGAACACCCTGGGGACAGGATAGAGAACACCACCGTAGAGATACTGCCCTTCTTG GAAACTGGACCAAAAACCAAAGAGAAGTACAAGCGGACTGAAGACCGCTACTACAAAATCG gTCAGTTTGAGAAGGGTGTGGCAGAAGGGGCTGTAGACGCCTCCTTCAACCCGGTGGTGGCGCTGCGTCTCTCTGTCATCAAAGACTCTGCTGTCTGGGCCATCCTCAGCGAG ATCCACATAAAAAAGCTACCAGGCTGA